One genomic window of Geodermatophilus sp. DSM 44513 includes the following:
- a CDS encoding acyl-CoA synthetase, with protein MFDDALTSTIARARGHALGDLLRRSAARVPDRTALRFRDRSHTYAELDAAVDRTANALTARGVARGDRVALLSHNDDGYVVLTFALARLGAVAVPVNFMLTAGEVAYVLEHCGAAGVVAEAALVPVAQEALRLAGREEAVVVRGVLGGGPDGGPDGWEAYETWAAHPDAAPPQVDVADDDVLQLMYTSGTESRPKGVMMTSRSLVTQYVSCIVDGRYAADDVALHALPLFHVAAQHVFLVPNLYLGGTNVVLDGPDPATVLATVERERITSLFCPPTVWIGLLRHPDFDRRDLSSLAKGYYGASIMPVATVQELRRRLPGMALFNCYGQTEMSALALVLSPEDQLRKPGSAGTPALNSQTRLVDDEGRPVGPGVEGEIVHRSPHATVGYWNDPEKTAEAFRGGWFHSGDLGVMDEDGYITVVDRKKDVIKTGGENVASREVEEVLYQHPAVAETAVFGIPHPRWIEAVAAVVVPRDGQRLDPDELVGFCRERLAGYKTPRYVAVVDGLPKNASGKILKRELRTTFADLADRPAD; from the coding sequence ACCGGACCGCCAACGCGCTGACCGCGCGCGGGGTGGCGCGCGGTGACCGGGTGGCCCTGCTGTCGCACAACGACGACGGGTACGTCGTGCTCACCTTCGCCCTGGCCCGGCTGGGCGCCGTCGCCGTCCCGGTCAACTTCATGCTGACCGCGGGCGAGGTGGCCTACGTCCTCGAGCACTGCGGGGCGGCCGGCGTGGTCGCGGAGGCCGCGCTGGTGCCGGTGGCGCAGGAGGCGCTGCGGCTGGCGGGGCGGGAGGAGGCCGTCGTCGTCCGGGGGGTCCTGGGCGGCGGGCCGGACGGCGGGCCCGACGGCTGGGAGGCCTACGAGACCTGGGCGGCGCACCCGGACGCCGCACCGCCGCAGGTGGACGTCGCCGACGACGACGTGCTGCAGCTGATGTACACCAGCGGCACCGAGTCCCGGCCCAAGGGCGTGATGATGACCAGCCGCAGCCTGGTCACCCAGTACGTCAGCTGCATCGTCGACGGCCGGTACGCCGCCGACGACGTCGCCCTGCACGCGCTGCCGCTGTTCCACGTCGCTGCCCAGCACGTGTTCCTGGTGCCCAACCTGTACCTGGGCGGCACCAACGTGGTGCTGGACGGGCCGGACCCGGCCACCGTGCTGGCGACCGTGGAGCGGGAGCGGATCACCAGCCTGTTCTGCCCCCCGACGGTGTGGATCGGCCTGCTGCGGCACCCCGACTTCGACCGCCGGGACCTCTCCTCGCTGGCCAAGGGCTACTACGGCGCGTCGATCATGCCGGTGGCCACCGTGCAGGAGCTCCGCCGGCGGCTGCCCGGGATGGCGCTGTTCAACTGCTACGGGCAGACCGAGATGTCCGCGCTGGCCCTGGTGCTCTCCCCGGAGGACCAGCTGCGCAAGCCCGGCTCGGCCGGCACCCCGGCGCTGAACAGCCAGACCCGCCTGGTCGACGACGAGGGCCGCCCGGTCGGCCCCGGCGTCGAGGGCGAGATCGTGCACCGCAGCCCGCACGCCACCGTCGGCTACTGGAACGACCCGGAGAAGACCGCGGAGGCCTTCCGCGGCGGCTGGTTCCACAGCGGCGACCTGGGTGTGATGGACGAGGACGGCTACATCACCGTGGTCGACCGCAAGAAGGACGTGATCAAGACCGGCGGGGAGAACGTGGCCAGCCGCGAGGTGGAGGAGGTGCTCTACCAGCACCCGGCGGTCGCGGAGACCGCCGTCTTCGGCATCCCGCACCCCCGGTGGATCGAGGCGGTCGCCGCCGTCGTCGTCCCCCGGGACGGGCAGCGGCTGGACCCCGACGAGCTGGTCGGCTTCTGCCGGGAGCGGCTGGCCGGCTACAAGACGCCGCGCTACGTCGCCGTCGTCGACGGGCTGCCCAAGAACGCCAGCGGCAAGATCCTCAAGCGCGAGCTGCGCACCACCTTCGCCGACCTGGCCGACCGGCCGGCCGACTGA
- a CDS encoding class I SAM-dependent methyltransferase, with protein MPSSRPVPPTLVDANRLWVDSRVRALVQRRVEAPVLLRLGGPVPGGRVLELGTGRRGTGLRLALEVFGAAHADGVERYPASVAACRAAVRDLGARVDVREGDATALTLPTASYDAVFAHHVLHHTPAWRDVVREAARLLRPGGRFYSCEMTARFVDSRPLRAVSHHPADGDRPTPDGLADACRAAGLGVTGQETRLAGCWTALVATRP; from the coding sequence GTGCCGAGCAGCCGTCCCGTCCCGCCGACCCTCGTCGACGCCAACCGGCTGTGGGTCGACTCCCGTGTCCGCGCGCTGGTGCAGCGCCGCGTCGAGGCGCCCGTCCTGCTCCGGCTGGGCGGGCCTGTCCCCGGGGGTCGGGTGCTGGAGCTGGGCACCGGGCGCCGCGGCACCGGCCTGCGCCTGGCGCTGGAGGTCTTCGGCGCCGCGCACGCCGACGGCGTGGAGCGGTACCCGGCCAGTGTCGCGGCCTGCCGGGCGGCGGTGCGCGACCTGGGCGCGCGGGTCGACGTGCGGGAGGGCGACGCCACCGCGCTGACCCTGCCGACGGCGTCCTACGACGCGGTGTTCGCCCACCACGTGCTGCACCACACCCCGGCCTGGCGCGACGTCGTCCGGGAGGCCGCCCGGCTGCTGCGCCCGGGCGGGCGGTTCTACTCGTGCGAGATGACGGCCCGCTTCGTGGACAGCCGGCCGCTGCGGGCGGTGTCCCACCACCCCGCCGACGGCGACCGGCCGACCCCGGACGGCCTCGCGGACGCCTGCCGGGCCGCCGGGCTGGGCGTCACCGGCCAGGAGACCCGGCTGGCCGGCTGCTGGACGGCGCTGGTCGCGACCCGGCCGTGA
- a CDS encoding transglycosylase family protein has product MPKHCAPRYVRTRQVLAKAPVAAGATVVGIGVLGAPAQAAVTHDWTGVAQCESGGDWDINTGNGYYGGLQFSPSTWAAFGGTAFAPRADLATPAQQIEIAEKVLVGQGIGAWPTCGKRLTDGTTPAAATGAAAAGAAAAGAAAAGAAAAGAAAAGAPAPDSVATDEAPAATTEGADAADHTVARGDTLAGIAAAHGQSWRELYQRNAAVIGADPDRIRPGQVLRTAGSADAADTGGRHASGGRHAAGGWRDAGTGTGQWRSTGTSAVAPAAATTSTAATAVTPAVGAAPAPVVQAAAPAVQAAPTPAATPAATPAATATAIITNSAGPVRPQVQAAADRVVSEVRGASLITIGGTRASATDPNGHPAGLALDYMVGSDAALGDAIVAFHLEHWEELGVDYVIWQQRILTSPTGAWKAMADRGSATANHMDHPHVNYRG; this is encoded by the coding sequence ATGCCCAAGCACTGCGCGCCCCGCTACGTCCGCACCCGGCAGGTCCTCGCCAAGGCGCCCGTCGCCGCCGGCGCCACCGTCGTCGGGATCGGCGTCCTCGGCGCACCGGCCCAGGCCGCCGTCACCCACGACTGGACCGGTGTGGCCCAGTGCGAGTCCGGCGGCGACTGGGACATCAACACCGGCAACGGCTACTACGGCGGACTGCAGTTCAGCCCGTCCACCTGGGCGGCCTTCGGGGGGACGGCGTTCGCCCCGCGCGCGGACCTGGCCACCCCCGCCCAGCAGATCGAGATCGCCGAGAAGGTCCTCGTCGGCCAGGGCATCGGCGCGTGGCCGACCTGCGGGAAGCGGCTGACCGACGGCACCACCCCGGCCGCCGCCACCGGGGCCGCCGCCGCCGGGGCCGCCGCCGCCGGGGCTGCCGCCGCCGGGGCTGCCGCCGCCGGGGCTGCCGCCGCCGGGGCGCCGGCCCCCGATTCCGTGGCCACCGACGAGGCCCCGGCCGCCACCACCGAGGGTGCCGACGCCGCCGACCACACCGTCGCGCGCGGCGACACCCTGGCGGGCATCGCCGCCGCCCACGGCCAGTCGTGGCGGGAGCTCTACCAGCGCAACGCGGCGGTCATCGGCGCCGACCCCGACCGCATCCGCCCGGGCCAGGTGCTGCGCACCGCCGGGTCCGCCGACGCGGCGGACACCGGTGGGCGGCACGCCTCCGGTGGCCGGCACGCCGCCGGCGGCTGGCGCGACGCCGGGACCGGCACCGGCCAGTGGCGCAGCACCGGGACGTCCGCCGTGGCCCCTGCCGCGGCCACCACCTCGACCGCTGCCACCGCCGTGACCCCGGCGGTCGGGGCGGCGCCGGCCCCGGTCGTCCAGGCGGCCGCCCCCGCGGTGCAGGCGGCGCCGACCCCGGCCGCCACCCCGGCCGCCACCCCGGCCGCCACGGCCACCGCGATCATCACCAACAGCGCCGGCCCGGTCCGGCCGCAGGTGCAGGCCGCCGCCGACCGGGTGGTCAGCGAGGTGCGCGGGGCCAGCCTGATCACCATCGGCGGCACGCGGGCCAGCGCGACCGACCCGAACGGCCACCCGGCCGGGCTGGCCCTGGACTACATGGTCGGCTCCGACGCCGCCCTCGGGGACGCGATCGTCGCCTTCCACCTCGAGCACTGGGAGGAGCTCGGCGTGGACTACGTCATCTGGCAGCAGCGGATCCTGACCTCGCCGACCGGTGCCTGGAAGGCGATGGCCGACCGCGGCAGCGCGACGGCCAACCACATGGACCACCCGCACGTGAACTACCGGGGCTGA
- a CDS encoding alpha/beta hydrolase has product MTAARPQPVHAEGTLSSGQYHQAWTVTDPVGAVVLVHGAHEHSGRYAHVAERLAAAGYAVHAADHPGHGRSPGRRGDIGSMAATVAGVAELVRHAGEQHPGVPLFVYGHSLGGLVALQYLTGTPDARVAGAVLSAPALDTSAASPLQRAVAPLLSRLLPGAGVLQLDAEAVSRDPEVVRAYRTDPLNHTGKMVARTGAELMATALAVPGRLPALTLPLLVLHGTADRLVPPAASEVVRAHAGSPDLTVHTYDGLFHEPHNEPERDRVLADVVAWLDAHRVRR; this is encoded by the coding sequence ATGACCGCCGCCCGTCCCCAGCCCGTGCACGCCGAGGGCACGCTGTCCTCCGGCCAGTACCACCAGGCGTGGACGGTCACCGACCCCGTGGGCGCCGTCGTCCTGGTGCACGGCGCCCACGAGCACAGCGGCCGGTACGCACACGTCGCCGAGCGGCTGGCCGCGGCCGGGTACGCGGTGCACGCCGCCGACCACCCCGGGCACGGCCGCTCGCCGGGCCGCCGGGGTGACATCGGCAGCATGGCCGCCACCGTCGCCGGCGTCGCGGAGCTGGTGCGGCACGCGGGGGAGCAGCACCCCGGCGTCCCGCTGTTCGTCTACGGGCACAGCCTGGGCGGGCTGGTCGCCCTGCAGTACCTGACCGGGACGCCGGACGCCCGCGTCGCCGGTGCGGTGCTGTCCGCGCCGGCGCTGGACACCAGCGCCGCGAGCCCCCTCCAGCGCGCCGTGGCGCCGCTGCTGTCCCGCCTGCTGCCCGGCGCCGGGGTGCTGCAGCTGGACGCCGAGGCGGTCAGCCGGGACCCGGAGGTGGTGCGCGCCTACCGCACCGACCCGCTCAACCACACCGGCAAGATGGTCGCCCGCACCGGCGCGGAGCTCATGGCCACCGCGTTGGCCGTGCCCGGCCGGCTGCCCGCGCTGACCCTGCCGCTGCTCGTGCTGCACGGCACCGCCGACCGCCTGGTGCCGCCGGCCGCCAGCGAGGTCGTGCGGGCACACGCCGGCTCACCGGACCTCACGGTGCACACCTACGACGGCCTCTTCCACGAGCCGCACAACGAGCCCGAGCGCGACCGCGTCCTGGCCGACGTCGTCGCCTGGCTGGACGCGCACCGCGTCCGGAGGTGA
- a CDS encoding DNA-directed RNA polymerase subunit alpha C-terminal domain-containing protein, translating into MPTTSPGTGPAGTITELGLPTRAVTALTRAGITTTAQLATLTRAELTAVDGLGPGSVAAIRRVVPEPPGRLHAAPAPSRSPSPEERESPAAPAIPSFASLRDPRRRTTVDLIVPATPPPPAAPRATEPPAPTTPTTTPRPPDYADLWRLGVRVGSVVVTLPLRLTLRVVGPPARRLRQLLGA; encoded by the coding sequence ATGCCGACCACGTCGCCGGGGACCGGGCCCGCGGGGACCATCACCGAGCTGGGCCTGCCCACCCGCGCGGTGACCGCACTGACCCGGGCCGGGATCACCACGACCGCCCAGCTGGCCACCCTGACCCGGGCGGAGCTGACCGCGGTGGACGGGCTGGGCCCGGGCAGCGTGGCCGCGATCCGGCGCGTCGTCCCCGAGCCGCCCGGCCGGCTGCACGCCGCACCGGCACCGTCGCGGTCACCGTCGCCGGAGGAGCGGGAGTCCCCCGCCGCGCCGGCCATCCCCTCCTTCGCGTCGCTGCGCGACCCCCGCCGCCGGACGACGGTCGACCTGATCGTCCCGGCGACGCCGCCGCCGCCCGCGGCACCGCGGGCCACGGAACCGCCGGCTCCGACGACGCCCACCACCACGCCCCGGCCCCCGGACTACGCGGACCTGTGGCGTCTCGGCGTCCGGGTGGGGTCGGTCGTGGTGACCCTGCCGCTGCGGCTGACGCTGCGCGTCGTCGGCCCGCCCGCCCGCCGGCTGCGGCAGCTGCTCGGCGCCTGA
- a CDS encoding ribokinase, whose translation MSPAPSPPGDAGPRTGGRVVVVGSVNADLVVTVQRHPAPGETVLGDGGAVLPGGKGANQAVAAARLGARVALVGAVGSDPNAEAALVELRAAGVDLTAVAAVPGPTGLAVVTVAADGENTIVVVPGANAAVGPDVVARLPPLGPDTVLVLQGELPRATTEAVARAADAAGARVVLNLAPAVPLDPDVVRTAHPLVVNEHEAGAALRLLGGEEPPPDRDVVALASALATRLVAAGARSVVVTVGGAGAVVHPGGGAPGPAHLPAAAAEVVDTTGAGDAFVGATAAQLAAGVDLVAAAGTAVAVGTHAVRRRGAQPSYPTLGELRGS comes from the coding sequence GTGAGCCCGGCCCCCTCCCCGCCCGGCGACGCCGGTCCTCGCACCGGGGGACGGGTGGTCGTCGTCGGGTCGGTGAACGCCGACCTGGTCGTCACCGTGCAGCGGCACCCGGCCCCGGGTGAGACGGTCCTCGGCGACGGCGGGGCGGTGCTGCCCGGCGGCAAGGGGGCCAACCAGGCGGTGGCGGCGGCGCGCCTGGGTGCCCGGGTGGCCCTCGTGGGGGCCGTCGGATCCGACCCGAACGCCGAGGCCGCCCTGGTGGAGCTGCGCGCGGCCGGGGTCGACCTGACGGCCGTGGCCGCGGTCCCCGGGCCGACCGGGCTGGCCGTCGTGACGGTGGCGGCCGACGGCGAGAACACCATCGTGGTCGTGCCGGGCGCCAACGCCGCGGTGGGCCCGGACGTCGTGGCGCGCCTGCCCCCGCTCGGCCCGGACACGGTGCTGGTGCTGCAGGGCGAGCTGCCCCGCGCGACCACCGAGGCCGTGGCCCGGGCCGCCGACGCCGCCGGGGCCCGGGTGGTCCTCAACCTCGCCCCGGCGGTCCCGCTGGACCCCGACGTCGTCCGGACCGCGCACCCGCTGGTGGTCAACGAGCACGAGGCGGGTGCCGCGCTGCGGCTCCTCGGCGGCGAGGAGCCCCCGCCGGACCGGGACGTGGTCGCCCTGGCCTCGGCACTCGCCACCCGGCTGGTCGCGGCGGGCGCGCGCTCCGTCGTCGTCACGGTGGGCGGCGCGGGCGCCGTCGTGCACCCAGGCGGGGGCGCCCCCGGCCCGGCGCACCTGCCGGCCGCAGCGGCGGAGGTGGTCGACACGACCGGTGCCGGTGACGCGTTCGTGGGCGCGACGGCGGCGCAGCTGGCGGCCGGGGTGGACCTGGTGGCCGCGGCCGGCACGGCCGTCGCCGTCGGCACGCACGCGGTCCGGCGGCGGGGCGCCCAGCCGTCCTACCCGACGCTCGGGGAGCTCCGGGGGTCCTGA
- a CDS encoding NADPH:quinone oxidoreductase family protein → MRAAQIATLDGPSAISVVDVPAPAGADGEVLVDVHVAGVTFPEVLLSRGQYQLKPELPFVPGSEVAGTVRSAPEGSGLRPGQRVAAFPGVGGFAEVVAVDPGVVFPLPDAVSFEQGAALPMNYLTMHFALARRGRLQAGETVLVHGAAGGLGTAGTQLAKAYGARVLAVVSDEAKGAAARAAGADEVVLADGFLPRVKELTGGRGVDVVADPVGGDRFTDSLRSLAREGRLLVLGFTGGEIPTVRVNRLLLNNVSVVGVGWGAFWTGEPGYVQEQWRELAPLLERGALDPVLGSVHDLADAAAAVTELDERRATGKVLLRVR, encoded by the coding sequence GTGCGCGCCGCCCAGATCGCCACCCTCGACGGCCCCTCGGCCATCTCCGTCGTCGACGTCCCCGCACCCGCGGGGGCCGACGGCGAGGTGCTGGTCGACGTGCACGTCGCCGGCGTCACCTTCCCCGAGGTGCTGCTCAGCCGCGGGCAGTACCAGCTCAAGCCGGAGCTGCCGTTCGTGCCGGGCAGCGAGGTGGCCGGGACGGTGCGCAGCGCCCCGGAGGGCAGCGGCCTGCGGCCCGGCCAGCGGGTGGCGGCCTTCCCCGGCGTCGGCGGGTTCGCCGAGGTGGTGGCCGTGGACCCCGGCGTCGTCTTCCCGCTGCCCGACGCCGTCTCCTTCGAGCAGGGTGCGGCGCTGCCGATGAACTACCTGACCATGCACTTCGCGCTGGCCCGCCGCGGCCGGCTGCAGGCCGGGGAGACGGTGCTGGTGCACGGCGCGGCCGGCGGCCTGGGCACGGCGGGCACCCAGCTGGCCAAGGCCTACGGGGCGCGGGTGCTCGCCGTGGTGTCCGACGAGGCCAAGGGCGCGGCGGCGCGGGCCGCCGGCGCCGACGAGGTGGTGCTCGCCGACGGGTTCCTGCCGCGGGTCAAGGAGCTCACCGGGGGGCGCGGCGTGGACGTCGTCGCCGACCCGGTCGGCGGCGACCGGTTCACCGACTCGCTGCGCAGCCTGGCCCGCGAGGGACGGCTGCTGGTGCTGGGCTTCACCGGCGGGGAGATCCCCACGGTCAGGGTCAACCGGCTGCTGCTGAACAACGTCTCGGTGGTCGGGGTGGGCTGGGGCGCCTTCTGGACCGGCGAGCCCGGCTACGTGCAGGAGCAGTGGCGCGAGCTGGCGCCGCTGCTGGAGCGCGGCGCGCTGGACCCGGTGCTCGGGTCGGTGCACGACCTCGCCGACGCGGCCGCCGCGGTCACCGAGCTCGACGAGCGCCGCGCCACCGGCAAGGTGCTGCTGCGGGTCCGCTGA
- a CDS encoding MMPL family transporter, whose translation MSRRRRGGALVRAPAAALRAAGRLARTAVVAGRWVVLAGWLALAVAAVLLPVPGGGGGADDVGGLLPPDSEAVAVQQRSLQLFQVPVLSETTVVVHDPEGLDPLTRADVALWALAHTQATLDGGVSPTGEQVVAAVPIPTSTPDTAVTYLYVTRGTSLAEATALGRQYASHFDNQASLETHVTGLTPARVAQAEYLESRLLLFEVATLVLIAVVVGLTFRSVVAPVVVLFVAGLGYLVAVQVLAVAAGALGFALPEQLRPLTAALLIGVITDYCVLFFSGFRRHLDRGLHRHEAARRVVLTEGPIVAVAGVTVAAGTAALLIADFALFRAFGPALALTVVVGLLVSLTLVPAVLAVLGPWLFAPSRVRGGRALDESAGRGTRWLARVLAGRRGAVAGLVLGVAVLVPAVVPLADMRLGVSFSGALPGDDPVQRGAQVLEDTGVRGITAPTEVLLEGADVAAQRDALTRLQELLAARPGVAAVLGPAQNPLPEEYGIVFSRDGDAARFVVVLDSDPLAATAVADLRALQEDLDELVARAGVEDVTVGVTGQTAIASELDRITRDELQRTLVAVLLVELLILVLFLRALLAPVALLALSALSVAATLGLTVFVFQGLLGEPGLTFYVPFATAVLLLALGADYNVFAVGAIWDQAARHPLARAIAVAMPATARAISAAGVILAATFAMVAIIPLSTFRQIAFTMAVGLLVDTFLVRPVLTPAALTLLGRAGGWPGRRIRTTDDRPGAEEQRGLLAEESERRRTEAPPRTAVGAGGPP comes from the coding sequence TTGTCCAGACGGCGCCGAGGGGGTGCGCTGGTCCGTGCCCCGGCGGCCGCCCTCCGTGCTGCGGGCCGGCTCGCCCGGACGGCGGTGGTGGCCGGACGGTGGGTGGTCCTGGCCGGGTGGCTCGCACTGGCGGTGGCGGCGGTCCTGCTGCCGGTCCCCGGCGGCGGGGGCGGCGCGGACGACGTCGGCGGGCTGCTGCCCCCGGACAGCGAGGCGGTGGCCGTCCAGCAGCGCAGCCTGCAGCTGTTCCAGGTGCCGGTGCTCTCCGAGACCACGGTCGTCGTGCACGACCCGGAGGGGCTGGACCCGCTCACCCGGGCCGACGTCGCCCTGTGGGCCCTCGCGCACACCCAGGCCACCCTGGACGGCGGCGTGTCGCCGACCGGCGAGCAGGTGGTCGCGGCGGTGCCCATCCCCACCTCGACGCCCGACACCGCGGTCACCTACCTGTACGTGACCCGGGGGACGTCACTGGCGGAGGCCACCGCGCTGGGCCGCCAGTACGCCAGCCACTTCGACAACCAGGCCTCGCTGGAGACCCACGTCACCGGGCTCACACCGGCCCGCGTCGCCCAGGCCGAGTACCTGGAGTCCCGGCTGCTGCTGTTCGAGGTGGCCACCCTCGTGCTCATCGCGGTCGTGGTCGGCCTCACCTTCCGCTCGGTCGTCGCGCCCGTCGTCGTCCTGTTCGTCGCCGGACTGGGCTACCTCGTGGCGGTGCAGGTGCTGGCCGTCGCCGCCGGCGCACTGGGCTTCGCGCTGCCCGAGCAGCTGCGCCCGCTGACCGCGGCACTGCTCATCGGGGTGATCACCGACTACTGCGTGCTGTTCTTCTCCGGCTTCCGGCGGCACCTGGACCGGGGCCTGCACCGGCACGAGGCGGCCCGCCGGGTGGTGCTCACGGAGGGCCCGATCGTGGCGGTCGCCGGGGTGACCGTGGCCGCCGGCACGGCGGCCCTGCTGATCGCCGACTTCGCCCTGTTCCGCGCGTTCGGGCCGGCCCTGGCGCTGACCGTGGTGGTCGGCCTGCTGGTGTCGCTCACCCTCGTGCCCGCCGTGCTGGCCGTCCTGGGCCCGTGGCTGTTCGCGCCGTCCCGGGTCCGCGGCGGGCGGGCCCTGGACGAGAGCGCCGGGCGCGGGACGCGCTGGCTGGCGCGGGTGCTCGCCGGCCGGCGGGGAGCCGTCGCCGGGCTGGTGCTGGGCGTCGCCGTGCTGGTGCCGGCGGTGGTCCCCCTCGCCGACATGCGACTGGGGGTGTCCTTCTCCGGCGCGCTGCCCGGCGACGACCCGGTGCAGCGCGGCGCGCAGGTCCTCGAGGACACCGGCGTGCGCGGCATCACCGCGCCGACCGAGGTGCTGCTCGAGGGTGCCGACGTCGCCGCGCAGCGGGACGCGCTGACGCGGCTGCAGGAGCTGCTGGCCGCCCGGCCCGGGGTGGCGGCGGTGCTCGGGCCGGCCCAGAACCCGCTGCCGGAGGAGTACGGCATCGTCTTCTCGCGGGACGGGGACGCCGCCCGGTTCGTCGTCGTCCTCGACAGCGACCCGCTGGCGGCGACCGCCGTCGCGGACCTGCGGGCGCTGCAGGAGGACCTGGACGAGCTGGTCGCCCGGGCCGGCGTCGAGGACGTCACCGTCGGGGTGACCGGCCAGACCGCGATCGCCAGCGAGCTGGACCGGATCACCCGCGACGAGCTGCAGCGCACGCTGGTCGCGGTGCTGCTGGTCGAGCTGCTCATCCTCGTGCTGTTCCTGCGCGCGCTGCTGGCGCCGGTGGCGCTGCTCGCGCTCAGCGCCCTGTCGGTCGCGGCCACCCTGGGCCTGACGGTGTTCGTCTTCCAGGGCCTGCTCGGTGAGCCGGGCCTGACGTTCTACGTGCCGTTCGCCACCGCGGTCCTGCTGCTGGCCCTCGGCGCGGACTACAACGTCTTCGCCGTCGGCGCGATCTGGGACCAGGCCGCCCGCCACCCGCTGGCCCGGGCCATCGCCGTCGCCATGCCCGCCACCGCCCGGGCGATCAGCGCCGCCGGCGTGATCCTGGCCGCCACCTTCGCCATGGTCGCGATCATCCCGCTGTCCACCTTCCGGCAGATCGCGTTCACCATGGCCGTCGGCCTGCTCGTCGACACCTTCCTCGTCCGGCCGGTCCTCACCCCCGCGGCGCTCACCCTCCTCGGCCGCGCCGGGGGCTGGCCCGGCCGGCGGATCCGGACCACCGACGACCGTCCGGGGGCCGAGGAACAGCGCGGGCTGCTGGCCGAGGAGTCCGAGCGGCGGCGCACCGAGGCACCGCCGCGCACCGCGGTGGGGGCGGGCGGGCCGCCGTGA
- a CDS encoding DUF2993 domain-containing protein encodes MSPDAAPAGRWPTAVLAVVVVLGTALLLWGADRLARIGAESVLARTVQERTGVLEPPEVDVGGGPVLLQALRGRYDDVSVDLDVVSSGPVRLRGLSADLGGVYLSFSDLLDGATGGVYVQRSAEEALLTYDDLDRYLRFTGRLLDAEPAGEGQLRLSGSVDVGGAVRPVSALVDVTAEDGALLLEPARLDTAAPLEGVDELLVRQRFTVPVPLDPLLFEGRGVDVAVRPDGLAVRSSGDGVVLSS; translated from the coding sequence GTGAGCCCCGACGCGGCCCCCGCCGGCCGCTGGCCGACAGCCGTCCTGGCGGTGGTCGTCGTCCTGGGGACCGCGCTGCTGCTGTGGGGAGCCGACCGGCTCGCCCGCATCGGCGCGGAGTCCGTGCTGGCCCGCACCGTGCAGGAGCGGACCGGCGTCCTGGAGCCTCCGGAGGTGGACGTGGGCGGCGGGCCGGTGCTGCTGCAGGCCCTGCGGGGCCGCTACGACGACGTCTCGGTCGACCTCGACGTGGTGTCGTCCGGTCCGGTGCGGCTGCGCGGCCTGTCGGCCGACCTCGGCGGCGTGTACCTGTCCTTCTCCGACCTGCTCGACGGCGCCACCGGCGGCGTGTACGTGCAGCGGTCCGCCGAGGAGGCCCTGCTCACCTACGACGACCTCGACCGCTACCTGCGCTTCACCGGCCGCCTCCTCGACGCCGAGCCGGCCGGGGAGGGGCAGCTGCGCCTCTCCGGCAGCGTCGACGTGGGCGGTGCGGTCCGGCCGGTCTCCGCCCTGGTGGACGTCACCGCCGAGGACGGCGCGCTGCTGCTGGAACCCGCGCGGCTGGACACCGCCGCCCCGCTCGAGGGCGTCGACGAGCTGCTGGTGCGGCAGCGGTTCACCGTCCCGGTGCCCCTGGACCCGCTGCTGTTCGAGGGCCGCGGCGTCGACGTCGCGGTGCGACCGGACGGCCTGGCCGTCCGGTCCTCCGGGGACGGCGTCGTCCTCAGCTCCTGA